A window of Flavobacterium branchiarum genomic DNA:
TTGCATGGCAGAAGGAAATCCTATACTTATAATTTTTTTAAGTGTTTCTTTTTTGATTTGGTCAAAACTAAAACCTTGGAAATAACGTTTTAATTCGGCTCTTCTAGAAATCATAATATGCATGAACATTACCAAAAATATTCTTGAAATTACAGTTCCTAGAGCTGCTCCAACAATTCCCATCTTTGGAAAAATCCAGATACCATAAATAAGCAAATAGTTTATACCAACGTGCAATACGTTTGCCATAACCATAGCATACATCGAGTATTTTGTAAGCGAAAGCCCATCAGCAAATTGCTTGTATCCTTGATACATGATTAAAGGAATCAATGAAAAAGCTACCCAGTCAAGATATGGTTTAGCAAGTGCAATTACATCCGCAGGTTGTTGTAGTAATTCCATTATTGGCTTTGCTAAAACAATTACTCCAAAAAGCATTAGCCCTAAAACTGTGCACAAAAACAATCCATGATGAAATGCACCACGGATTTTATCAGGGTTCTTCTCGGCATCGCCTTCGGCAACTATAGGAGTTATTGCGGTCGAGAAACCAATTCCTAATGACATTGCAATAAAAATCATGCTGTTTCCTAGCGAAACTGCCGCTAGTTCTGTGCTTCCTAATTTTCCTACCATTATGTTATCGACAATACCAATAAGGGTATGCCCAACCATCCCCAATATTATGGGATAAGCTAATTTTAAATTATAAGAAAATTCTTTTGTGTATTGAGAAAAGTTCACTTTGTGTTTTTTTAAGTGTGCAAAGATAATTAGAAGCTTTCAATTCTTTCCCTATTATTCAATTTATAACCCTATTTATTATTCAATTAATTGATAACCTAAATATTATATAATAAAACCTGATAATTATATAACGCTCTCGCTGTACCCTAGAACTACTTTTACATCATTAATAAACTAAAACATCTGATATTATGAAAAAGACAATCAATTTAAAAATGCTATTAATTGCCGTTTTTGCAATTATATATACTTCTGCAACGGCACAAACAACTGAAATAAAAAACTATGATCAAGGTTTTCGTTTAGGATTTGGTTTAAATGGTGGAATTCCGACAAATAAAGCCTATAGCTGGTCTTTAGGTGGTGATGTTCGATTACAGTATGATTTATCAAAAAAAACATCC
This region includes:
- a CDS encoding MATE family efflux transporter; this encodes MNFSQYTKEFSYNLKLAYPIILGMVGHTLIGIVDNIMVGKLGSTELAAVSLGNSMIFIAMSLGIGFSTAITPIVAEGDAEKNPDKIRGAFHHGLFLCTVLGLMLFGVIVLAKPIMELLQQPADVIALAKPYLDWVAFSLIPLIMYQGYKQFADGLSLTKYSMYAMVMANVLHVGINYLLIYGIWIFPKMGIVGAALGTVISRIFLVMFMHIMISRRAELKRYFQGFSFDQIKKETLKKIISIGFPSAMQMLFEVVLFTASIWLCGNIGKTSQAANQIALSLASMTFMFAMGLSVTSMIRVSNQRGLNDYKNLVVVARSIFLLAIIIETVFAILFVIFHNYLPHIFLNMENSGQVLDNTEVIAIASKLLLIAAVFQISDGIQVVVLGALRGLQDVKVPMYITFVAYWIIGFPISYYLAEYTDLKAEGVWIGLLAGLTAAAIFLYIRFHYLTKKLINNSVSNS